Below is a genomic region from Xiphophorus couchianus chromosome 9, X_couchianus-1.0, whole genome shotgun sequence.
GTTTAGCTTAATTATATTTAGGGCTGTAAAAGTAAAGAGAAGTGAATAAGAATGCATGGTGCAAATTTCAATTTTCTATGCTTCAATATTTTTGGAAGCTAGCTGTCCTGTTGCTCCCAGTTCATAATTTTGCAGTACTTATTTATTGGTAAGTACTTTGTCCTTACCAATAAATCCAGTTACATTGTCGTTGGTGGTTTTGATAAATATCAAAAGGTTTCAGCATTTTTGAAATACACTGTGTGTTCAGCTATGCAGGACTCGCTTTGCAACAAAGTTTTATAGCGACACAGGCCCACTTTAAATGCAAGCTTCAACTACACACATAGGATGAGAATACCGCGGCACACATTAGGGAAACGGCATGTCTGCGGCACAAAACAGATCACTGGTAAGCCCACCCAAAGCTGGAAGCCTTTACCCTCGTCATTACCGAAAAACGGTGCCTTGCAGCTGCTTATTTCTAGGGGCAGCAAAGCTCTCAGGCATGTGCAGTGCACGCAGTGCCGTTTTGACAGCGTAGTTAGAAAGTACTGATGAAAGCGGAGAGGCTCAAAACGCTCTGCCGCTCAAATTAGCTGTGGACCAATCTGTGCCGTCATGGCCCCCTGCAGATTCTGTTGCAGCGAACCATAAATGTTCCTATGTGAAGCCTCTGCATGGCTACAGCAAGCCTCTATACAGAGTAGAGGAGAGCATCTTTTTCTTGCTGCTGCGACTCACTGCTGGGTTTTCAATTACATCAAATACGTCTCATGATTTTATGCCAGAACAAACTGCATTCATGCTTTCTTTATCCTTCTACAAAGATTCTCATGTTTTACTCATCAGATAATTAGTGTCTCACTAATATTTTAGTCTCCAGTAACAGTCCTAGTCAAGCAGTTTGGCAGAAATAGAGCCACTCTATGCTGATGGAAGGGAGAGCTCCATGCTCTCTTCATCTTTGCTAATCTGCTCTCATGTACACCACTCATACTGATACCCTTTCTGCAGATTCAGCTGCTGAGCATGTTTGTCCAGTGAGGTGGAGAGACATCCATAACCATAAAGCTGTCTCCATACAGACACATTTTAGCGCTTCCTTCTCCTTATATTgtcctctccctctttttttgcTCGCTCTTTTAGAATCCGTCCATATACACTAAACTTTTATAGTAGACTATAAAGCCCAACCTTTTCCTCCTTCAGAGCTACTTTACTGCAGCCAGAGTTATGACCGACACACAAAGTAAGATTCTGCTCAAGTTCTCCAGATGTCCCAGCTGTCTagactcaaaaacaaaacaacagactaAAGACGAAAGAGCTTCGCTTTCTCCTTCTTACCTGAGAGAAGTTTAGCCCATTAAGGGGGTGACACTGCTCCTCAACCCGCTCCACTGCACCCGTCTTCTTCCTCATTCGTTCTGCCTCTTGAGCCAAGAACAAGTCCAACACCGGAGTCCCTCTGGACCGGACGTCCCACTCCGTCAACGAGTTTACCATCAGCATCACCCACACAGGCCTCTTCCTCTCCCAGTTCCCTGCGATAGCGTTGAACAGATAGTCGGCGTACAGGCCACGACCTCTCTGGTCCGCCGTCATCCAATAAGGCATCATGTGTTTGACGTAGTCCAGGTGGCGTTTGAGGCGACGGTACAGGTCTCGCGGCAAAAGGGTCTGCAGGTTTTCTCCGTGGGGGAGCAGCTGGCAGCTAGTGAGCTTGGAGATGGTCAGAGGATCTGTGAGGTCCAGCTCAAAGAACACGTTGCTGCTGCTTCGGAAGGCTTGCTTGGAGCTGTCGGGGATGAAGTCCCAGACTCGGGTGTAGGGAACGTGGATGGTACCAAACAAGTAAGAGGGTGGCTGAGGAGGTGTGCGGTTTATTCTCCACAGGAAAGAA
It encodes:
- the trabd2b gene encoding metalloprotease TIKI2 isoform X2, giving the protein MFYLPVFNWILLGGLLQTVAPWGAGRTGRPRQCDPPKSQSELNSFLWRINRTPPQPPSYLFGTIHVPYTRVWDFIPDSSKQAFRSSSNVFFELDLTDPLTISKLTSCQLLPHGENLQTLLPRDLYRRLKRHLDYVKHMMPYWMTADQRGRGLYADYLFNAIAGNWERKRPVWVMLMVNSLTEWDVRSRGTPVLDLFLAQEAERMRKKTGAVERVEEQCHPLNGLNFSQVLFALNQTLLQHEGVRAGSLQGSYTTEDLITHYNCGDLNSIIFNHDTSQLPHFINSSLPAHDRMTAMQIDNYFRQELIYKRNERMARRVSALLQKNPNQTFFFAFGAGMTIS